The Flavobacterium sp. HJ-32-4 genome contains a region encoding:
- a CDS encoding hemolysin family protein, whose product MDVFAILVCLFLSAFFSGMEIAFVSSNKIFIGIEKLQDSPSGRMLARISAYPARFIVALLLGNTVALVAYVYCMLPYLPALTEGWGLGRSGVTALLVQLALTTLPILLASEFLPKVFFRSYANQALKALALPAGVFYWMVSPLAGALLHLADFILVRVFRSRNRTDFPLFSRADLGAYISEQLDAEGEKAVDMEVQIFRNALEFSGIRARDIMTPRTEITAVSIDSSLEDLRNLFIATGYSKILVFRESLDDVVGYVHSFDMFRQPADIASVVISAEFAPGVTPIRDLLNQLTRKRRSVALVLDEHGGTAGMVTTEDIVEELFGEIEDEHDQGRRVEEEVGPHEWLFSARLEVRYLNDTYALHLPQHDAYTTLGGLVAYHTGSLPGRGDVLQVGDYALAIEDSTAHRIETVRVTLHVPQR is encoded by the coding sequence ATGGACGTCTTTGCCATCCTCGTCTGCCTGTTTCTGTCGGCATTTTTTTCGGGGATGGAAATTGCTTTCGTCTCCTCCAATAAAATCTTTATCGGCATCGAAAAGTTGCAGGACTCGCCGTCCGGACGCATGCTGGCGCGCATTTCAGCGTATCCCGCCCGTTTCATCGTGGCCCTGTTGCTGGGAAACACGGTGGCCCTGGTGGCCTACGTCTATTGTATGCTGCCCTATCTGCCGGCCTTGACCGAGGGCTGGGGACTGGGGCGCAGCGGTGTCACGGCACTGTTGGTGCAATTAGCCCTGACCACGCTGCCGATTTTGCTGGCATCGGAGTTTCTGCCGAAGGTCTTTTTCCGCAGTTATGCCAACCAGGCATTGAAGGCCCTGGCACTTCCGGCGGGTGTCTTTTATTGGATGGTTTCGCCGCTGGCGGGGGCGTTGCTGCATTTGGCCGACTTTATCCTGGTTCGGGTATTCCGTTCGCGCAACCGCACCGACTTTCCGCTTTTCAGCCGGGCCGATCTCGGGGCCTATATTTCCGAACAACTTGACGCCGAGGGTGAAAAGGCGGTGGATATGGAAGTGCAGATTTTCCGGAATGCCCTTGAATTCTCGGGTATCCGGGCGCGCGACATCATGACGCCCCGCACCGAGATCACGGCGGTGTCGATCGACAGTTCGCTGGAGGATCTTCGAAACCTGTTTATCGCGACGGGTTATTCCAAGATTCTGGTCTTCCGTGAATCGCTCGACGATGTGGTCGGATACGTGCACTCGTTTGATATGTTCCGACAGCCTGCCGATATTGCGTCGGTTGTGATTTCAGCCGAATTCGCACCGGGTGTGACGCCCATCCGCGACCTGCTCAACCAACTCACCCGGAAACGGCGCAGTGTGGCCCTTGTGTTGGACGAGCACGGTGGCACGGCGGGAATGGTCACCACCGAAGACATTGTGGAGGAACTATTTGGGGAAATCGAAGACGAGCACGACCAGGGCCGCCGGGTGGAAGAGGAGGTAGGACCACACGAATGGCTGTTCTCGGCCCGGCTGGAGGTGCGGTATCTCAATGATACCTACGCACTTCATTTGCCGCAACACGACGCCTACACTACCCTGGGGGGATTGGTGGCGTATCATACCGGTTCGCTTCCCGGTCGGGGTGATGTGTTGCAGGTCGGCGATTATGCTTTGGCGATCGAAGACTCCACGGCCCATCGCATCGAAACCGTGCGGGTTACCCTGCATGTGCCACAACGGTAA
- a CDS encoding GYDIA family GHMP kinase: MEQRIYGNGKLLLTGEYLVLDGATALALPTRFGQEFIITPHAERVVRWRSRDADHGIWFEATFTWEEIASGQAETDDPVALTLARILHAAHTMHRGALEASGYDVVATLTFPRLWGLGSSSTLLYAVAKWFDIDPYELSRRTLGGSGYDIACAGSAHPIFYQLQDGQPVVTTAPFQPVFAEHLYFVYLNQKQDSRASIAHYRNRRQATARELQMITDISHALVHTGKLDNFMSLLVEHEELLSGVLGWDPIQKRQFRDFKGVIKSLGGWGGDFILAATQEDPHAYFQDRGFETIVPYRDMIL, encoded by the coding sequence GTGGAACAGCGCATCTATGGCAATGGCAAATTACTCCTGACAGGCGAATACCTCGTGTTGGACGGAGCCACGGCCCTGGCGCTTCCCACTCGCTTCGGCCAGGAATTCATCATAACACCCCATGCGGAACGGGTAGTCAGATGGCGAAGCCGGGATGCCGACCATGGCATTTGGTTCGAAGCCACCTTTACCTGGGAGGAAATCGCAAGCGGACAGGCCGAAACAGACGATCCGGTTGCGCTGACGTTGGCACGCATCCTGCATGCAGCCCATACGATGCATCGTGGGGCGCTGGAGGCCTCTGGATATGATGTAGTGGCGACCCTGACGTTCCCACGCCTTTGGGGACTCGGCTCGTCTTCTACCCTGCTCTATGCCGTGGCGAAATGGTTCGATATCGATCCGTATGAATTATCGCGTCGGACCCTGGGTGGAAGCGGATATGATATTGCCTGTGCCGGATCGGCGCATCCTATTTTTTACCAGCTTCAGGACGGACAACCTGTTGTGACAACCGCACCGTTCCAACCGGTGTTTGCCGAACACCTCTATTTCGTGTACCTCAACCAAAAACAAGACAGCCGGGCGTCTATCGCGCACTACCGCAACCGGCGACAGGCGACGGCGCGCGAATTACAGATGATAACCGATATCAGTCATGCCCTGGTGCACACGGGTAAACTCGATAACTTCATGTCGCTGCTGGTGGAACATGAGGAACTACTTAGTGGTGTATTAGGTTGGGATCCTATCCAGAAACGGCAGTTCCGCGACTTTAAGGGCGTGATAAAAAGCCTGGGCGGATGGGGCGGCGACTTTATCCTCGCGGCTACCCAAGAAGATCCACATGCCTATTTCCAGGATAGAGGCTTCGAGACCATCGTCCCCTACCGCGACATGATCCTGTAA
- a CDS encoding peptidylprolyl isomerase encodes MAVLSKIRQRGALLILVIGFCLLAFIVQDLFQGGIFSDTRNVGSVNGEDITYEAFNKKVGAMSQNGQAGLNAVNNIWEQEVTISLVNAEFEKLGIRATDAAINKALEQSQIGQNPLFLNQAGKFTRAKFDEFYRSNKEQQAFLDTQLEQAALTAKYMQYAALIKGAMYTTSTEGKMKYEMETKKITFDYVGVPFSSIKDSDVKVSDDEIIAYMKKDEKRFKSDEVRELEYVLVSDKASPADEEAVKKELEASIGANDSVAGLANAKDIADFVTTHSELPYDSTFVAKQDLPAQFVEQLYNLPVGGVFGPYKDGEYYKASRMVAKDAGAKVRSSHILISYKGTPVAQNNPAITRTKEEAEAKAKEVFAAVTANPDSFMLQAMTNSDDTSKQQGGDIGFQQKGGPLTKKYADYIFNNPVGKIGLVETEFGYHIVKATEKQDGVRLATIAKKIEASKETSDKAYADAQKFEDAAKTKDFTATAKSFKLTVNPPVKVKPVDDNFGVVGSQRQIVKWAFDKATVVGDVKRFDIPNQGSVIAKLKKINPEGLMAVEDARPAIEPLLKNKKKAELIKAKMKGGSLDAIAKANNTTVQTATDVTIETTMLAGVGMEQKVGAVASVTKVGKMSAPIEGNSGVYVVVTKAVTEAPARKEYKEFAAKLNGMNASAPNRAIQSLRDNADIEDNRALFY; translated from the coding sequence ATGGCAGTTTTATCAAAAATCCGGCAGCGTGGCGCGCTCCTGATCCTTGTAATCGGTTTCTGTCTCCTGGCGTTTATCGTACAGGATCTGTTCCAGGGAGGCATCTTCTCGGATACCCGCAACGTAGGAAGCGTCAATGGTGAGGATATCACGTATGAAGCATTCAACAAGAAGGTGGGTGCCATGAGCCAAAACGGTCAGGCCGGCCTTAACGCCGTCAATAATATCTGGGAGCAGGAAGTCACTATTTCATTGGTGAACGCCGAGTTCGAAAAACTGGGTATCCGCGCTACCGACGCCGCTATCAACAAAGCACTCGAGCAGTCGCAAATCGGCCAGAATCCGCTCTTCCTGAACCAGGCAGGCAAATTCACCCGTGCCAAGTTCGATGAGTTTTACCGTTCGAACAAAGAGCAACAAGCCTTCCTTGATACCCAACTTGAGCAGGCTGCCCTTACGGCTAAATACATGCAGTATGCCGCCCTTATCAAAGGCGCGATGTATACGACTTCAACCGAAGGCAAAATGAAGTATGAGATGGAGACGAAGAAAATCACGTTCGATTACGTGGGTGTACCTTTTTCTTCTATCAAAGACAGCGATGTGAAAGTCTCTGACGATGAAATCATCGCCTATATGAAAAAAGACGAGAAGCGTTTCAAATCAGACGAAGTTCGCGAACTTGAATACGTACTTGTTTCAGATAAAGCATCGCCGGCTGACGAAGAAGCGGTGAAAAAAGAACTCGAGGCCTCCATCGGAGCAAACGATTCGGTTGCCGGACTCGCGAACGCAAAAGACATTGCCGATTTCGTAACCACCCATTCGGAACTTCCGTATGATTCTACCTTCGTAGCGAAGCAAGACCTGCCTGCGCAATTCGTTGAGCAGTTGTACAACCTTCCTGTTGGTGGCGTATTCGGTCCTTACAAAGATGGCGAGTACTACAAAGCCAGCCGTATGGTAGCGAAAGATGCCGGTGCGAAAGTACGTTCAAGCCACATCCTGATTTCGTATAAAGGAACGCCGGTTGCCCAAAACAACCCAGCGATTACCCGCACGAAAGAAGAAGCAGAAGCAAAAGCAAAAGAAGTTTTTGCCGCCGTAACGGCCAATCCTGACAGCTTCATGCTGCAGGCGATGACGAATTCTGACGATACATCCAAGCAACAGGGTGGTGACATCGGATTCCAACAAAAAGGCGGTCCACTTACCAAGAAGTATGCGGATTATATCTTCAACAATCCGGTTGGTAAAATCGGTTTGGTGGAAACCGAATTCGGTTACCATATCGTAAAAGCAACAGAGAAGCAGGACGGCGTTCGTCTGGCTACCATCGCCAAGAAAATCGAGGCTTCGAAAGAAACCAGCGACAAGGCATATGCCGACGCACAGAAATTCGAAGATGCTGCGAAAACAAAAGACTTTACCGCGACAGCGAAGTCGTTCAAACTTACCGTTAACCCTCCGGTAAAAGTGAAGCCGGTTGACGACAACTTTGGTGTTGTAGGAAGCCAGCGCCAGATCGTGAAGTGGGCGTTTGACAAAGCTACCGTGGTAGGTGACGTGAAGCGTTTCGACATCCCGAACCAGGGAAGTGTCATCGCGAAACTGAAAAAAATCAATCCGGAAGGCCTGATGGCAGTGGAAGACGCACGTCCGGCTATCGAACCACTTCTTAAAAACAAGAAGAAAGCGGAATTGATCAAAGCGAAAATGAAAGGTGGCTCACTGGATGCCATCGCGAAAGCCAACAATACTACGGTTCAGACCGCAACCGACGTGACTATCGAAACGACGATGCTGGCCGGTGTGGGTATGGAGCAGAAGGTAGGTGCTGTAGCCAGCGTTACCAAAGTAGGCAAAATGTCGGCTCCAATCGAAGGTAACAGCGGTGTGTATGTAGTCGTAACAAAAGCGGTTACGGAAGCTCCGGCCCGTAAAGAGTACAAAGAGTTCGCTGCGAAACTGAACGGTATGAATGCATCGGCTCCGAACCGTGCTATCCAGTCGCTTCGCGATAATGCCGATATCGAAGATAACAGGGCCTTGTTCTACTAA
- a CDS encoding S9 family peptidase, with the protein MQLKKLCFCLFVMTATVFGQKKITIEDIYGGTFRTKGMDEFAAMHNTNQYTVLNFDRGTQSARIDLYDFATLKQVATLINTRDYPELADGIDTYTFSADERKILIGNHSNPIFRHSFTADYFLFDIASKKLTRILEGVQEPTFSPDGTRIAFGKENNLYVYDIASGATQQVTTDGKKNSIINGITDWVYEEEFAFVRAFDWSADGKNLAWIRFDESEVPEFSMSVYGNELYPATETFKYPKAGEKNAVVSLFVRNPSGTTTEIKLGNYQDFYIPRIKWTNDPNILSVQVINRHQDNLDLLFVDARTGAVRVVLNEKDNAYIDITDNLTFLADNSFIWTSEKDGFNHIYHYDKSGKLLRQVTKGNWEVTAYYGLDEKTKTIFYQSTENGSINRDVYRIGIDGKGKARLTSQTGFNDGKFSTDFKFFINTFSSALVPPTFTLNDAKTGKVVQAIQDNTALLEKLKAYNLPTKEYFVLKTPKGDELNAWMIKPKDFDPAKKYPLFMYQYSGPGSQQVDNTWNGYDDYWFMMLSQQGYIVACVDGRGTGFKGAAFKKITQKQLGKYEVEDQIAAAQVMGGYPYIDKTRIGIFGWSYGGFMASNCIFQGADTFKMAIAVAPVTSWRYYDSIYTERYMQTPQENPGGYDDNSPITHVRKLKGKFLLIHGSADDNVHVQNSMKMIEALVQANKQFDWAIYPDKNHGIYGGMTRVQLYYKMTDFIKANL; encoded by the coding sequence ATGCAGCTAAAAAAACTCTGTTTCTGCCTGTTCGTGATGACGGCCACCGTCTTCGGGCAGAAGAAAATTACGATTGAGGACATTTACGGAGGCACCTTCCGTACGAAAGGCATGGACGAGTTCGCCGCCATGCACAACACCAACCAGTATACGGTTCTGAATTTTGACCGGGGCACCCAATCGGCCCGCATCGACCTGTACGATTTTGCGACGCTGAAGCAGGTGGCGACCCTGATCAATACCCGTGATTATCCGGAACTGGCCGATGGTATCGACACGTATACCTTCAGTGCGGATGAGCGTAAGATCCTGATCGGGAATCATTCCAATCCGATTTTCCGTCATTCGTTTACGGCGGACTACTTCCTTTTTGACATTGCGTCGAAGAAATTGACGCGCATACTGGAGGGGGTGCAGGAGCCGACCTTCTCACCCGACGGCACGCGTATCGCCTTCGGAAAGGAAAACAACCTCTATGTGTATGACATTGCGTCCGGTGCCACCCAACAGGTGACGACCGACGGCAAGAAAAACAGCATTATAAACGGTATCACCGACTGGGTGTATGAGGAGGAATTCGCTTTCGTGCGGGCCTTCGACTGGAGCGCCGACGGGAAGAACCTGGCGTGGATCCGGTTTGACGAATCGGAAGTGCCCGAGTTTTCGATGAGTGTGTATGGAAATGAACTGTACCCAGCCACCGAAACGTTCAAGTACCCGAAAGCGGGTGAGAAGAATGCGGTGGTATCGCTTTTCGTACGGAATCCGTCCGGCACTACGACGGAGATCAAATTGGGCAATTACCAGGATTTCTATATCCCACGCATCAAGTGGACGAATGACCCGAATATACTGTCGGTGCAGGTCATCAACCGCCACCAGGATAATCTCGACCTGTTGTTTGTGGATGCGCGCACAGGTGCCGTTCGTGTAGTCCTGAATGAAAAAGACAACGCGTATATCGACATTACGGATAACCTCACCTTCCTCGCCGACAACAGTTTCATCTGGACGAGCGAGAAAGACGGGTTCAACCATATCTACCATTACGACAAATCTGGTAAGTTGCTGCGCCAGGTCACCAAAGGCAACTGGGAAGTGACGGCGTATTACGGACTTGACGAGAAAACGAAAACCATCTTCTACCAATCGACCGAGAACGGATCGATCAACCGCGATGTCTATCGCATCGGTATTGACGGAAAAGGTAAAGCGCGGCTCACGTCGCAGACCGGCTTCAATGACGGCAAATTCAGTACGGATTTTAAGTTCTTCATCAACACGTTTTCCAGTGCGCTGGTGCCGCCTACTTTTACCCTTAACGACGCGAAAACGGGTAAGGTGGTGCAGGCCATACAAGACAATACGGCCTTGCTTGAAAAACTAAAAGCCTACAATCTCCCTACCAAAGAATACTTCGTGCTGAAAACCCCGAAAGGTGATGAACTCAACGCCTGGATGATCAAGCCGAAGGATTTCGACCCGGCAAAGAAGTATCCGCTTTTTATGTACCAATACTCGGGTCCGGGTTCGCAGCAGGTCGACAACACCTGGAACGGATACGACGATTATTGGTTCATGATGCTGTCGCAACAGGGTTATATTGTAGCCTGTGTTGACGGGCGTGGAACAGGCTTCAAAGGGGCGGCGTTCAAAAAGATCACCCAAAAGCAGTTGGGTAAATACGAAGTGGAAGACCAGATTGCGGCGGCCCAGGTAATGGGAGGCTATCCGTATATCGACAAAACGCGGATTGGCATTTTTGGCTGGTCGTACGGCGGTTTCATGGCGTCGAACTGTATTTTCCAGGGTGCAGACACCTTCAAGATGGCCATTGCGGTGGCACCGGTGACGAGTTGGCGGTATTACGACAGTATCTACACCGAGCGCTATATGCAGACGCCACAGGAAAACCCGGGTGGCTATGACGATAACTCGCCGATTACGCACGTTAGGAAGCTGAAAGGCAAGTTTCTGTTGATTCACGGGTCGGCTGACGACAATGTGCACGTACAGAATTCGATGAAGATGATCGAGGCGCTGGTGCAGGCCAACAAGCAGTTCGACTGGGCGATCTACCCCGACAAGAACCACGGGATCTACGGCGGTATGACGCGGGTGCAATTGTATTACAAAATGACGGATTTTATTAAGGCTAATCTATAA
- a CDS encoding peptide MFS transporter — MSEQAVKTGHPKGLWVLFGTEMWERFNFYGMRAILTLFMVHALMLGESNASIIYGGFLALCYLTPLLGGFISDKYLGNRNCILLGGSLMAIGQFLLFYSATSYDTDLDLSKSVFWLGLFIIIFGNGFFKPNISSMVGSLYPPQEKTKLDSAFTIFYMGINIGALLSQYFVPLFADVKVGKVQDPTVFKWGYLMACTAMIIGTFVFLFLKNKYVVTPTGAPIGARPNKDAASGEVVEQAKFSSKSIGLVGVLFVILFFVFRYLHVGEFGFTHFEIGTLVKGIIYPIIYGSGISLAVLILLDSTLTKVEIQRILVIYIISFFIIFFWAAFEQAGSSLTFIASNQTDRFFLFGEMPASMVQIFNGLFVVFLALPFSLLWDKLRASGKEPISPMKQAIGLALIALSYFIIAHNVKDLGNTGLLAIKWLILLYFIQTLGELCLSPIGLSLVGKLSPKRFASLLYGVFFISNAAGYALAGTLGALIPATGDKFEMAEKMGVNLQDVLDKKVTLSVEQVKLFAEKQIATEYPTFVGFTIHNLFEFFMVFVVLCGIASLLLALLTPVLKKMMHGVR; from the coding sequence ATGAGTGAACAAGCGGTAAAGACAGGACATCCTAAAGGACTTTGGGTATTGTTCGGAACGGAAATGTGGGAGCGTTTCAACTTTTATGGAATGCGCGCCATCCTGACCTTATTCATGGTGCATGCCCTGATGCTTGGCGAATCCAATGCTTCGATTATCTATGGCGGATTTCTTGCTTTGTGCTACCTGACACCCCTTCTCGGCGGTTTTATTTCAGATAAGTATCTTGGGAACAGGAACTGTATACTGTTGGGGGGAAGTCTGATGGCAATCGGACAGTTCCTCCTGTTTTACAGCGCCACGAGCTATGACACCGATCTGGATCTGTCGAAAAGTGTTTTCTGGCTTGGACTGTTTATCATCATTTTCGGCAACGGGTTCTTCAAGCCGAATATTTCCTCGATGGTAGGCAGCCTCTATCCACCGCAAGAGAAGACAAAGTTGGATTCCGCGTTTACGATTTTCTACATGGGCATTAACATTGGCGCTTTGCTAAGCCAATATTTTGTGCCGCTTTTTGCCGATGTTAAAGTCGGGAAAGTACAAGATCCTACCGTTTTCAAATGGGGCTATCTGATGGCCTGTACGGCAATGATCATCGGAACCTTCGTGTTCCTTTTTCTGAAGAACAAGTATGTGGTAACACCGACGGGCGCTCCGATTGGTGCCCGTCCGAACAAGGATGCGGCCTCGGGCGAAGTAGTGGAGCAGGCGAAATTCTCATCTAAGTCGATTGGGCTTGTGGGTGTGCTGTTCGTTATACTGTTTTTCGTCTTCCGTTATCTCCACGTGGGAGAATTCGGATTTACGCACTTCGAGATTGGAACGCTCGTCAAAGGTATCATATATCCAATCATTTATGGTTCTGGCATTTCGTTGGCCGTTTTGATTTTGCTGGATTCTACCCTTACCAAGGTCGAGATCCAACGTATTCTCGTGATTTACATCATTTCATTCTTCATCATCTTTTTCTGGGCGGCATTTGAACAGGCGGGTTCGTCGTTGACGTTCATTGCTTCCAACCAAACGGACCGTTTCTTCCTTTTCGGCGAGATGCCGGCTTCCATGGTGCAGATATTCAATGGCTTGTTCGTTGTATTTCTTGCCCTTCCGTTCAGTTTGTTGTGGGATAAACTTCGGGCATCGGGTAAAGAGCCTATTTCTCCTATGAAACAGGCGATCGGTCTGGCACTTATTGCCCTGAGCTATTTCATCATCGCTCACAATGTAAAGGACTTAGGGAACACCGGATTGTTGGCGATTAAATGGCTCATTCTTCTTTATTTTATCCAGACATTGGGCGAATTGTGTCTGTCACCAATTGGATTGTCGCTGGTTGGTAAGCTCTCACCTAAACGGTTCGCTTCGTTGTTGTATGGTGTGTTCTTTATCTCGAATGCCGCGGGATATGCCCTTGCCGGGACGCTGGGAGCGCTTATTCCTGCCACGGGCGACAAATTTGAGATGGCAGAGAAGATGGGGGTCAACCTGCAGGACGTCCTTGATAAAAAGGTTACCCTTAGCGTGGAACAGGTAAAGCTGTTCGCGGAGAAGCAGATTGCTACGGAATATCCCACATTTGTAGGTTTTACCATCCACAACCTCTTTGAGTTTTTCATGGTATTCGTTGTGCTTTGCGGTATCGCGTCACTCTTGCTGGCACTGCTTACGCCGGTCTTGAAGAAAATGATGCACGGCGTGCGCTAA
- a CDS encoding hydroxymethylglutaryl-CoA reductase, degradative, with protein MTQAVSGFSGLTKEEKIEWLAQHCFANPPEATALLKSYWNEDEKLQRLHDEFIENTISNFYLPLGVAPNFVVNGTYYTLPMVIEESSVVAAASRAAKFWSTRGGFKASVIDTEKIGQVHFLFKGDPAALHAFFSLVKPRLVAATDLITQNMQKRGGGIRNIELRDRTALIPGYYQLHATFETVDSMGANFINSCLEHFARTLLAEAQTYPDFQTETPDVVMSILSNYVPNCLVRAEVACPVEDLADKTIPDPATFAEKFLTAVRIAEVEPFRAVTHNKGIMNGIDAVVLATGNDFRAVEAGIHAYAARSGRYGSLSHAEIKDGIFRFWIEIPLALGTIGGLTSLHPLVKLSLEMLGKPSARDLMQLVAVAGLAQNFAAVSSLTTTGIQKGHMKMHLNNILNQVNASEEERQKAQAHFSKAEVTHAAVHAFISQLRN; from the coding sequence ATGACACAAGCCGTTTCCGGGTTCTCCGGACTCACGAAAGAGGAAAAAATCGAATGGTTGGCCCAACACTGTTTTGCGAACCCACCCGAGGCGACTGCCCTGCTGAAAAGCTACTGGAATGAGGACGAAAAACTCCAACGGCTTCACGATGAATTCATCGAGAATACGATCTCGAATTTCTACCTGCCGCTGGGCGTAGCACCCAATTTCGTGGTCAACGGCACCTATTACACGCTGCCTATGGTCATCGAGGAAAGTTCCGTAGTGGCCGCGGCCTCACGGGCGGCGAAGTTCTGGTCAACACGCGGCGGATTCAAAGCCTCCGTCATCGATACCGAGAAAATCGGCCAGGTGCACTTCCTGTTCAAAGGCGATCCGGCTGCCCTGCACGCCTTCTTTTCACTCGTGAAACCACGATTGGTGGCGGCCACCGACCTCATCACCCAAAATATGCAAAAACGCGGGGGTGGCATCCGGAATATCGAACTCCGTGACCGAACCGCCCTCATCCCGGGCTATTACCAACTGCACGCGACCTTCGAAACCGTCGATTCGATGGGCGCCAACTTCATCAATTCCTGCCTCGAGCATTTTGCCCGGACGCTATTGGCGGAGGCGCAGACCTATCCCGACTTCCAGACGGAAACGCCCGACGTCGTGATGAGCATCCTTTCGAATTATGTGCCGAACTGCCTGGTGCGCGCGGAAGTGGCCTGCCCGGTAGAAGACCTGGCGGATAAAACCATTCCAGACCCGGCTACCTTCGCTGAAAAATTCCTGACGGCCGTGCGCATAGCGGAAGTAGAACCCTTCCGTGCCGTCACACACAATAAAGGCATCATGAACGGCATCGACGCCGTCGTGCTGGCCACCGGCAACGACTTTCGCGCGGTGGAAGCCGGCATTCACGCCTACGCTGCCCGCTCCGGACGCTACGGCAGCCTGTCGCACGCCGAGATCAAAGACGGCATCTTCCGGTTCTGGATCGAGATTCCGTTGGCACTGGGTACGATTGGCGGACTCACCTCGCTCCATCCCCTCGTGAAACTCTCTTTGGAAATGTTGGGAAAACCGTCGGCACGCGACCTGATGCAATTGGTAGCCGTGGCCGGATTGGCGCAGAACTTCGCCGCGGTGAGTTCCCTTACCACGACGGGCATCCAAAAAGGACACATGAAAATGCACCTCAATAACATCCTCAACCAAGTCAACGCTTCGGAAGAGGAACGCCAAAAGGCCCAGGCCCATTTCTCGAAAGCCGAGGTTACGCACGCGGCGGTGCACGCCTTCATTTCGCAACTACGCAACTAG
- a CDS encoding peptide MFS transporter, with the protein MENSYTLESIQGFKGKYPKQLWYLFFSEMWERFSFYGMRGMLVVFMTQKLLMDDQTAQLQYGATQAFVYAFTFIGGLFADKFLGYRRSLFWGGLLMIVGSIILAVNPTEFFFVGISFTIVGTGFFKPNISTIVGKLYKEGDPRVDAGFSLFYAGVNLGALIGGYLCIAVANGNMLESLVPEPLRWNVAFGFAAIVMIVSLLTFTQTQKSLGEIGLSPLLHLEKNKRMLRESLIYIGSLAVIPLIMTMVSKTEYTDIFMFIIGPAALVYLFIEMLRFSKAENMKLLAALVFIIFSIFFWAFFEQSGGSLSLFALNNLSDHFVGIKMDPNGVNNSANSLFVILFAALVGMGWLALGKRKLEPDTTVKFGLGFLFLAAGFYVFYLCKNYANAEGVTSLEFFTFGWFIITFGELCLSPIGMSAMTRLSPQKTQAVIMGMWFLASAYGQYFAGLLGANIAEASENANNYEKLMTYTKGYEQLALYALILGVVLIALSPLVKKLMHGVR; encoded by the coding sequence ATGGAAAATTCCTATACACTCGAATCGATCCAAGGTTTTAAGGGCAAGTATCCCAAACAGTTGTGGTACCTCTTCTTCAGCGAGATGTGGGAGCGCTTCAGCTTCTACGGGATGCGGGGGATGCTGGTCGTATTCATGACCCAAAAACTCTTAATGGACGATCAGACGGCCCAGTTGCAGTATGGTGCGACACAGGCATTCGTCTATGCATTTACCTTCATCGGCGGCTTGTTCGCTGACAAGTTTCTGGGCTATCGACGATCGCTTTTCTGGGGCGGACTCCTGATGATTGTCGGAAGTATTATACTTGCCGTCAACCCCACTGAGTTCTTTTTTGTGGGCATCAGTTTCACTATCGTCGGAACTGGTTTTTTCAAACCCAATATCTCTACCATCGTCGGGAAGCTCTATAAGGAAGGCGATCCGCGGGTGGATGCCGGATTTTCGCTCTTTTATGCCGGCGTAAACCTTGGCGCCTTGATTGGCGGGTACCTCTGCATTGCCGTGGCTAACGGGAATATGCTGGAAAGTTTGGTGCCCGAGCCCCTTCGGTGGAACGTGGCCTTTGGGTTTGCGGCGATCGTCATGATTGTCAGTTTGCTTACGTTTACCCAAACACAAAAAAGCCTGGGTGAAATTGGGTTGTCGCCGTTGCTGCATCTCGAGAAAAACAAACGGATGTTGCGGGAAAGCCTGATCTATATCGGTTCACTGGCGGTTATTCCCCTTATCATGACCATGGTGTCAAAGACCGAATACACCGATATTTTCATGTTTATCATCGGGCCGGCCGCATTGGTTTATCTCTTTATCGAGATGTTACGCTTTTCGAAGGCCGAGAATATGAAGTTACTCGCGGCCCTGGTTTTCATCATTTTCTCCATTTTCTTCTGGGCCTTTTTCGAGCAAAGTGGCGGTTCACTCAGCCTGTTTGCACTTAACAATTTGTCGGATCATTTCGTAGGCATCAAAATGGACCCTAATGGCGTAAACAATTCGGCTAACTCGTTGTTCGTGATTCTCTTTGCCGCATTGGTCGGTATGGGATGGCTTGCGCTGGGCAAACGAAAGCTGGAACCTGACACGACGGTGAAATTCGGCCTTGGTTTCCTGTTCCTGGCGGCGGGTTTCTATGTGTTCTACCTCTGTAAGAACTACGCGAACGCGGAAGGCGTGACGTCATTGGAATTTTTCACCTTTGGCTGGTTTATCATCACTTTCGGGGAACTGTGTTTGTCGCCTATCGGTATGTCGGCCATGACGCGCTTATCGCCGCAAAAGACACAGGCGGTGATTATGGGCATGTGGTTCCTGGCGAGCGCGTACGGGCAATACTTCGCCGGTTTATTGGGTGCCAATATCGCCGAGGCATCCGAAAATGCCAACAACTACGAGAAACTGATGACCTACACCAAAGGATACGAGCAGTTGGCACTATATGCCCTGATTCTCGGCGTGGTGCTTATCGCGCTGTCGCCGTTGGTGAAAAAATTGATGCACGGCGTGCGATAA